The Anaerolineales bacterium sequence CAACCACAGCGCAGCCCACTCCGGCCGGCCGCTGCCTACGGCGCCACTAATCCGTGAGCCTCCAGCAGCTCGATGGTCGAAAGCAGGGTCTGAGTGGGCCCGTCGGCCACGATCCGCCCGCCATCGATCACCACCGAACGCTCGAACAGCTCCTGCACCATCCACAGGTCATGGGTGGAGACCAGCATGGTCTGCGGCAGCCGTCTCAGCAGGTTGATCAGTTCACGTCGCGCCCGCGGATCGAGCCCAGCGCTGGGTTCGTCGAGCACCAGGATCTCTGGCTCCATCGCCAGTACAGTGGCGATCGCCACCCGCTTCTTCTCCCCGCTGCTCAGGTGGTGGGGGACGCGCCCGCTGGCCGCGTGCATCCCCACGGCCGCCAGCGCCGCCTGCACTCGCTGCTCGACCTCGCCCCGGGTAAGGCCCATGTACATCGGACCGAAGGCCACGTCCTCGAACACCGTCGGCGAGAACAGCTGATCGTCCGGATCCTGGAACACCAACCCCACCGCCCGGCGGATGTAGGCCAGGTGATCATCGTCTACCGGCTGCCCACACACCTGGACCGCACCGGACCCAGCTCGCAGAATGCCGTTCAGGTGCAGCATCAAGGTCGATTTGCCCGCCCCATTCGGGCCCACCAGCCCGACTTTTTCCCCGGGGGCGATGCTGAGATCGACGCCGCGAAGGGCCTGGCGGCCATCCGGAAACGAGAACCTCAGGTCTTGGACTTCAATCGTGTGATGCACGGCCTCATCTCCGGTAGGTCGCCGCCAGCAGGCCCGCAAGCACCAGGATTGCCAGGGCGGTGGCCGCCCAGTCGCTCGGGCGCAGCTGGTGGCGCGTCAGGCTGGGCATCTGGCCATCGTAGCCGCGGGCCAGCATTGCGGCGTACACCCGCTCGCTGCGCTCCAGGGCCCGCAGGAATAGGCTGCCGACCATGTTCCCCGCCACGCGTGCCTGCCACAGCACAGGCGGCCGGCCCTCGCCGGCCGGGCGGGAGGCGCGCGCGGCGCGCGCTTGGAGCATGCGGGCGGCTTCATCGCTGAGGACGAAAAGGTAGCGGACCATGAAGCCGATCGTCGACACCACCGTCCGCGGCAGGCGCAGCGCCCCCAGCGCCCACAGCAAGTCCGGGAACGGGGTCACCGCGGTCAGCAGGATTGCTGCCTGAATCGCAATCCATGACCGCAGCAGCACGCTGAGAAACCGCTCGATTCCCTGCGCACTGACCGTCCATCCCAAGAGCGGAACGCTGTACACGATCTCTCCCGGCACCGTGAACAGCAGCGGCACAGCCACCAGCACGAAGGGAAGCGCAACATACGATCGGCGAAGGGCGAAGGCCAGACCCAGGCGGCTGGCTGCCGACGCTGCCAGCACCAGCGCCAGCAAGCCCACGAAGCCAGGCCAGGCGCCCACTGGGACCAGGCTGCAGGCCAGGATGAAGAGCACGGCCATCACCACCTTCACCCGGGGGTCGAGGCGGTGGATGGCGGACGGGCGTGGTCGGTACTGGTCGGTCAGATCGAAGTGCATGCCCTACCTGGATGCTGCTTCGCGGCGCGTCGCCAGCCGGCCGATCACGACCGCGCCGCCGAACACGAGCAGGGTGCCAATGGCCACCGCGACGATGGTCGTCAAGGCGGGGTTCGAGATGAAGGGGATGGTGTAGTCCGGCAGCAGCTCATAGGGCGACGAAAGCGCCCGGCCGAGGAAGCCCTGCCGCTCGGCCACGAACTCCAGGCCGTCCGGACTGGAGGAGGCCAGCGGCGAGAACAGGGCGACGAGCAGCGCGATCCCCAGCCCAACCAGGACGAGGGAGGCGCTTCGCTGACCCGGGGCGACCTCCCCTCCCTTCACCGCATCCGGCCGGGTCGCCAGCAGCAGTCCGACGGCGGCGGCCGTGATCAACCCCTCGCCGACGCCGATGAAGGCATGTACGCCGGCCATGGCCGAGATTGCCAGCACCAGAGGCGACGTGCCTGCGGCCGCCAGCTCGACCGCTGTGGCGATAGATGCCAGCATGACCGAGATCCATCCGGCGGCGAATGCCGCCGCCAGCCTGGCGACGCGCGAGGCACCGGCAAACCGGCGCACCAGGCTGTAGGTGAAGTAGCCAGTGAAGGCAGCGATGATGCCCATGTTCATGATGTTCCAGCCCATCACCAGCAGGCCGCCATCTTGGAACAACAGTCCCTGGACGACGACGACGGCAGTCATAATGAGCGTGGCGGCCCATGGCCCCATCACGATCGCCGCCAGGGCGGCGCCGATCAGGTGGCCGGAGGTGCCGGCCGCCACCGGGAAGTTGATCGCCTGGGCAGCAAAGATAAAGGCCGCCAGGATGCCCATCATCGGGA is a genomic window containing:
- a CDS encoding energy-coupling factor ABC transporter permease is translated as MWFSPAALHIPDGFLTPLIAGIGWALAIVMIVIAIRQTNRQLGERQIPMMGILAAFIFAAQAINFPVAAGTSGHLIGAALAAIVMGPWAATLIMTAVVVVQGLLFQDGGLLVMGWNIMNMGIIAAFTGYFTYSLVRRFAGASRVARLAAAFAAGWISVMLASIATAVELAAAGTSPLVLAISAMAGVHAFIGVGEGLITAAAVGLLLATRPDAVKGGEVAPGQRSASLVLVGLGIALLVALFSPLASSSPDGLEFVAERQGFLGRALSSPYELLPDYTIPFISNPALTTIVAVAIGTLLVFGGAVVIGRLATRREAASR
- a CDS encoding energy-coupling factor ABC transporter ATP-binding protein, whose protein sequence is MHHTIEVQDLRFSFPDGRQALRGVDLSIAPGEKVGLVGPNGAGKSTLMLHLNGILRAGSGAVQVCGQPVDDDHLAYIRRAVGLVFQDPDDQLFSPTVFEDVAFGPMYMGLTRGEVEQRVQAALAAVGMHAASGRVPHHLSSGEKKRVAIATVLAMEPEILVLDEPSAGLDPRARRELINLLRRLPQTMLVSTHDLWMVQELFERSVVIDGGRIVADGPTQTLLSTIELLEAHGLVAP
- the cbiQ gene encoding cobalt ECF transporter T component CbiQ; the encoded protein is MHFDLTDQYRPRPSAIHRLDPRVKVVMAVLFILACSLVPVGAWPGFVGLLALVLAASAASRLGLAFALRRSYVALPFVLVAVPLLFTVPGEIVYSVPLLGWTVSAQGIERFLSVLLRSWIAIQAAILLTAVTPFPDLLWALGALRLPRTVVSTIGFMVRYLFVLSDEAARMLQARAARASRPAGEGRPPVLWQARVAGNMVGSLFLRALERSERVYAAMLARGYDGQMPSLTRHQLRPSDWAATALAILVLAGLLAATYRR